A part of Candidatus Deferrimicrobium borealis genomic DNA contains:
- the gcvH gene encoding glycine cleavage system protein GcvH codes for MDETGLKFSEDHIWVLEMGPTARIGVSDYGQEQLGEILSAALCEVGKFLEPGDTFSELESQKTVIELSSPVTGTVRAVNETIRDDPSLINVDPYGKGWIVEIEIEEPEELERLMNGEEYETFVEE; via the coding sequence ATGGACGAGACCGGGCTCAAATTCTCCGAAGATCACATCTGGGTCCTCGAGATGGGACCCACCGCCCGCATCGGCGTTTCCGACTACGGGCAGGAGCAGCTGGGGGAGATTCTTTCCGCGGCGCTGTGCGAGGTCGGAAAGTTCCTGGAACCGGGAGACACGTTCAGCGAGCTGGAATCCCAGAAGACCGTGATCGAGCTCTCCTCCCCCGTCACGGGGACGGTCCGGGCCGTCAACGAAACGATCCGGGACGACCCCTCCCTGATCAACGTCGACCCGTACGGCAAGGGGTGGATCGTCGAGATCGAGATCGAGGAGCCCGAGGAACTCGAGCGGCTGATGAACGGCGAAGAGTACGAAACGTTCGTGGAGGAGTGA
- a CDS encoding cytochrome b/b6 domain-containing protein, with translation MPEDDRKDATRGAVEKEIEAAVNEQVSGLPPERADALREKIRLRVREEIERDLRARTVSERREAARLAKEARKKEKQAEEGETYLRFNRNFRFQHMVMFSSVILLIITGMPLKFPNFILSRFVINFWGGIQNSTIVHRIGAGMLIYFMVHHFLYTVLTRDGRRDFMLLLPKLGDAKDIAHNIRHFLGKEPDKPRFGRFSYIEKFDYWAVYWGCIIMIGSGLFLWFETYVLRFLPKYSLDVAHEMHSDEAMLATLAIVIWHFYNVHFNPDRFPGTLLWWHGRMSEHEMKEEHPLELEEILARRARESAEVAHR, from the coding sequence ATGCCTGAGGACGACCGGAAGGACGCAACCAGGGGCGCCGTCGAAAAAGAGATCGAGGCGGCGGTGAACGAGCAGGTTTCGGGGCTGCCCCCGGAACGGGCCGACGCGCTGCGCGAGAAGATCCGCCTCCGCGTGCGGGAAGAGATCGAGCGGGATCTTCGCGCCCGGACCGTCTCGGAACGGAGAGAAGCGGCCCGCCTCGCGAAAGAGGCGCGGAAGAAGGAGAAGCAGGCGGAGGAAGGGGAGACGTACCTCCGGTTCAACCGGAACTTCCGCTTCCAGCACATGGTGATGTTCTCCTCGGTCATCCTCCTCATCATCACCGGGATGCCGCTGAAGTTCCCCAACTTCATCCTGTCGCGCTTCGTCATCAACTTCTGGGGAGGGATCCAGAACTCCACCATCGTCCACCGCATCGGCGCGGGGATGCTGATCTACTTCATGGTCCACCACTTCCTCTACACGGTCCTGACGCGGGACGGGCGCCGCGATTTCATGCTCCTCCTCCCGAAGCTCGGGGACGCGAAGGACATCGCGCACAACATCCGGCACTTCCTCGGCAAGGAGCCCGACAAGCCGCGCTTCGGGCGGTTCAGCTACATCGAGAAGTTCGACTACTGGGCGGTCTACTGGGGCTGCATCATCATGATCGGGTCGGGGCTGTTCCTGTGGTTCGAGACGTACGTCCTGCGGTTCCTCCCGAAATATTCCCTCGACGTGGCGCACGAGATGCACAGCGACGAGGCGATGCTGGCGACCCTCGCGATCGTCATCTGGCACTTCTACAACGTCCACTTCAACCCCGACCGGTTCCCGGGGACGCTGCTCTGGTGGCACGGCCGGATGTCCGAGCATGAGATGAAGGAAGAGCACCCCCTCGAACTGGAGGAAATCCTTGCCCGGCGCGCCAGGGAGTCGGCGGAGGTCGCCCACCGATGA
- a CDS encoding cytochrome b/b6 domain-containing protein, translated as MSRADLAAGQVIRMSLLFRVQHLLLTVLLTVLAVTGFALMYHENSLAQWIIRLEGGVHNRGIVHRIAAVLLMANLVYHVFYMLLSREGKPELRQLFIGRQDIDDFLLSLRYNLGMAKEYPRFGKYGYKEKFQYWGASAGTVLVSVTGIMLWAEEFSMVFFPKVVLDLALIIHGYQGLLAFAVLFLWHLYNVHLHPSVFPMNPSWITGKVSAEWLREEHPLEYEKLKEEGLL; from the coding sequence ATGAGCCGCGCCGACCTCGCGGCAGGGCAGGTGATCCGGATGTCGCTTCTCTTCCGCGTGCAGCACCTCCTCCTGACGGTCCTGCTCACGGTGCTCGCGGTCACCGGGTTCGCCCTCATGTACCACGAGAACTCCCTGGCCCAGTGGATCATCCGGCTGGAGGGGGGCGTCCACAACCGGGGGATCGTCCACCGGATCGCCGCCGTCCTCCTGATGGCGAACCTCGTGTACCACGTCTTCTACATGCTCCTCTCCCGGGAAGGGAAGCCGGAACTGCGCCAGCTCTTCATCGGCAGGCAGGACATCGACGACTTCCTCCTGTCGCTCCGGTACAACCTCGGGATGGCGAAGGAGTACCCGCGCTTCGGGAAGTACGGGTACAAGGAGAAGTTCCAGTACTGGGGTGCGTCGGCGGGGACCGTCCTGGTCTCGGTCACGGGCATCATGCTGTGGGCGGAGGAGTTCTCCATGGTGTTCTTCCCGAAGGTCGTCCTCGACCTCGCGCTCATCATCCACGGCTACCAGGGGCTCCTCGCCTTCGCGGTCCTCTTCCTCTGGCATCTCTACAACGTCCACCTGCACCCCTCCGTCTTCCCGATGAACCCGTCGTGGATCACCGGGAAGGTCTCCGCGGAGTGGCTGCGCGAGGAGCACCCGCTGGAATACGAGAAACTCAAAGAGGAAGGGCTGTTATGA
- a CDS encoding cytochrome c3 family protein, with the protein MRRRTLRSFLTAIFALAILLLLAGAASALDNGQCLDCHGDQGILGWSPEEKASNVTPGGPKEAPHVGGHFPGMSLFIDPGLYKQSVHADVSCTDCHADVKDVPHTARLKPADCSGCHSEVAATYAKSRHVLTFGKSPIGNAPACVDCHGAHAVPKSSVSTSPVYFRNIATTCTRCHGDKTITDGRNIAIPGAAKQYQQSIHNRAIVDMGLNKSASCIDCHGAHNMKDRRDPSSSINKTNLPATCGKCHFGVYALYKDSVHGTALARGVPDAPNCADCHGEHDIRSVTDPNSPVSFAAISQTTCATCHAAEKLAARYGVPVDKVRGYQESFHGLSARLGDKTVANCASCHGDHAIHPSSDPRSMIHPKNLPVTCGKCHPGATANFASGNIHVGPGGIGGRIKYLVEQFYIWMIVVVIGGMIVHNGFDYFRKMQALYRKRKQWKQPAYERLNRSERAQHLLTLSTFFTLVITGFALKFKWSIPLISDDVNVVLRSWGHRVAAVLMIATSVYHVYYAVFTSRGRGHLWRMMPRWKDVEDITGTLRYYLGLADHKPKFDRFSYVEKAEYLALVWGTIVMVVTGFLLWFQTEAMRHIPMWGLDVATIIHFYEAILATLAIIVWHLYYVFLNPDFAPMSFTWIDGKLSRHDMEHEHALELEEIDAYERRGETPPPDVTRIATEEEWRG; encoded by the coding sequence ATGCGCAGGCGTACGCTCCGGTCTTTCCTCACGGCGATCTTCGCCTTGGCGATCCTTCTCCTTCTCGCCGGCGCCGCCTCCGCGCTGGACAACGGGCAGTGTCTCGATTGCCACGGCGACCAGGGGATCCTCGGCTGGTCTCCCGAGGAGAAGGCCTCCAACGTGACGCCGGGAGGGCCGAAGGAAGCGCCGCACGTCGGGGGGCATTTCCCCGGGATGTCCCTCTTCATCGATCCCGGACTCTACAAGCAGTCCGTGCACGCGGACGTCTCCTGCACCGACTGCCATGCGGACGTAAAGGACGTGCCGCACACCGCGCGACTCAAGCCGGCCGACTGCTCCGGCTGCCACTCCGAGGTGGCGGCCACCTACGCGAAGAGCCGCCACGTCCTCACCTTCGGCAAGAGTCCGATCGGCAACGCGCCCGCGTGCGTCGACTGCCACGGCGCGCACGCCGTCCCCAAGTCGTCCGTGTCCACCTCTCCCGTCTACTTCCGGAACATCGCCACGACGTGCACCCGGTGCCACGGGGACAAGACGATCACCGACGGCCGGAACATCGCCATCCCGGGAGCGGCGAAGCAGTACCAGCAGAGCATCCACAACCGGGCCATCGTCGACATGGGGCTGAACAAGTCCGCCTCCTGCATCGATTGCCACGGCGCCCACAACATGAAGGACCGGAGGGACCCCTCCTCGTCCATCAACAAGACGAACCTGCCCGCGACGTGCGGGAAGTGCCACTTCGGGGTCTACGCCCTCTACAAGGACAGCGTGCACGGGACGGCCCTGGCGCGCGGTGTCCCCGACGCCCCCAACTGCGCGGACTGCCACGGCGAGCACGACATCCGCTCCGTCACCGACCCGAACTCCCCCGTCTCGTTCGCCGCCATTTCCCAGACGACGTGCGCCACCTGCCACGCCGCCGAGAAGCTGGCCGCCCGGTACGGGGTGCCGGTCGACAAGGTGCGCGGGTACCAGGAGAGCTTCCACGGCCTCTCCGCGCGCCTGGGGGACAAGACCGTGGCGAACTGCGCGTCCTGTCACGGCGACCACGCGATCCACCCTTCGTCCGATCCGCGCTCCATGATCCACCCGAAGAACCTTCCCGTCACCTGCGGCAAATGCCACCCCGGCGCCACGGCGAACTTCGCCAGCGGGAACATCCACGTCGGCCCCGGCGGCATCGGGGGCAGGATCAAGTACCTGGTGGAGCAGTTCTACATCTGGATGATCGTCGTGGTGATCGGCGGGATGATCGTCCACAACGGGTTCGACTACTTCCGGAAGATGCAGGCGCTCTACCGCAAGCGGAAGCAATGGAAGCAGCCCGCGTACGAACGGCTCAACCGCTCCGAGCGGGCGCAGCACCTCCTGACCCTGTCGACCTTCTTCACGCTGGTGATCACGGGGTTCGCGCTGAAGTTCAAATGGTCGATCCCGCTGATCTCCGACGACGTCAACGTCGTGCTGCGCTCCTGGGGCCACCGCGTCGCCGCCGTCCTCATGATCGCGACGAGCGTCTACCACGTCTATTACGCGGTCTTCACCTCCCGGGGCCGCGGCCATCTCTGGCGGATGATGCCCCGGTGGAAGGACGTGGAGGACATCACGGGGACGCTCCGGTACTACCTCGGCCTCGCGGACCACAAGCCGAAGTTCGACCGGTTCAGTTACGTGGAGAAGGCGGAGTACCTGGCGCTGGTGTGGGGCACGATCGTGATGGTCGTCACCGGCTTCCTGCTCTGGTTCCAGACCGAGGCGATGAGGCACATCCCGATGTGGGGGCTGGACGTGGCCACGATCATCCACTTCTACGAAGCGATCCTGGCCACCCTGGCGATCATCGTCTGGCACCTCTATTACGTGTTCCTGAACCCGGATTTCGCGCCGATGTCGTTCACCTGGATCGACGGGAAGCTCTCCCGGCACGACATGGAGCATGAACACGCCCTCGAGCTCGAGGAGATCGACGCGTACGAGCGCCGCGGGGAGACCCCGCCGCCCGACGTCACCCGGATCGCCACGGAGGAGGAATGGAGAGGATGA
- a CDS encoding vitamin B12-dependent ribonucleotide reductase: MPVSENARTVLERRYLKKGMKGDPLETPEEMACRVAYNIALAEGLYYGALPEVVLRWAEAFYVMMLRLDFLPNSPTLMNAGRELQQLSACFVLPVEDSMESIFEAVKNTALIHKSGGGTGFSFSRLRPHADVVRSTKGVSSGPISFMTVFDAATETIKQGGTRRGANMGILRVDHPDILDFITCKSQTNRLNNFNISVALTEEFMKAVESGEEYSLVNPHSREVTGRLPAREVFERIVDSSWKNGEPGMIFIDRINRDNPTPRIGAIESTNPCGEQPLLPYESCNLGSINLANMITTQDGHARVDYDKLKATVVTAVRFLDDVIDMNNYPLPEIRHMTVRNRKIGLGVMGFADMLIALGIPYDSDEALAMAQELMSFVQEESGAASCNLARERGPFPNYEVSVFPERGGAPRRNATTTTIAPTGTISIIAGVSSGIEPIFALSYIRNVMDNDHLVEVHPLFDAEMRRRGLYSVERMSELSTVGTLRHMESIPEDVARVYVTAHDISPEAHLRMQAAFQKYTENAVSKTVNFPSDATRDDIRKVFVLAYRLGCKGVTVYRDKSRDEQVLNIGGVNAKTGAQEKEAAPVPGPEPFVTPRPRPDTLIGVTKEIKTSCGKLYVTINRDEKGIFEVFNQMGKAGGCAASQSEAIGRLASLALRSGVQPGMIVKQLKGISCHLPSWGGNGGGKILSCADAVSKAIEWYLENFEAMFPGFPKPVAVASRAEAKSASHSAGEEEIARGACPDCGSQVERQEGCLKCRSCGFSEC, encoded by the coding sequence ATGCCGGTCTCGGAGAACGCCCGGACGGTGCTGGAACGCCGCTACCTGAAAAAGGGGATGAAGGGGGACCCGCTGGAAACCCCCGAGGAGATGGCGTGCCGCGTGGCGTACAACATCGCGCTGGCGGAAGGCCTCTACTACGGCGCCCTCCCCGAGGTGGTGCTCCGGTGGGCGGAGGCGTTCTACGTGATGATGCTCCGGCTGGATTTCCTCCCGAACTCCCCCACGCTGATGAACGCGGGCCGCGAGCTTCAGCAGCTGTCGGCGTGCTTCGTCCTCCCGGTGGAAGACTCGATGGAGTCGATCTTCGAGGCGGTCAAGAACACCGCCCTCATCCACAAGAGCGGCGGAGGGACCGGCTTCTCCTTCTCCCGCCTGCGCCCGCACGCCGACGTCGTCCGCTCGACGAAGGGAGTCTCCTCCGGCCCGATCTCCTTCATGACCGTGTTCGACGCGGCCACCGAGACGATCAAGCAGGGCGGGACGCGGCGCGGCGCCAACATGGGAATCCTGCGGGTCGACCACCCGGACATCCTCGACTTCATCACCTGCAAGAGCCAGACGAACCGGCTCAACAACTTCAACATCTCCGTCGCGCTCACCGAGGAGTTCATGAAGGCGGTCGAGAGCGGCGAGGAGTACAGCCTGGTCAACCCGCACTCCCGGGAGGTCACCGGGCGCCTCCCGGCCCGCGAGGTCTTCGAGCGGATCGTCGACTCCTCCTGGAAGAACGGCGAGCCGGGGATGATCTTCATCGACCGGATCAACCGGGACAACCCCACGCCGCGGATCGGCGCGATCGAGAGCACGAACCCGTGCGGAGAGCAGCCTCTGCTGCCGTACGAATCGTGCAACCTGGGGTCCATCAACCTGGCGAACATGATCACGACGCAGGACGGGCACGCGCGGGTCGACTACGACAAGCTGAAGGCCACGGTGGTCACGGCGGTCCGGTTCCTCGACGACGTGATCGACATGAACAACTACCCCCTCCCCGAGATCCGGCACATGACCGTCAGGAACCGGAAAATCGGCCTCGGCGTCATGGGGTTCGCCGACATGCTGATCGCGCTCGGGATCCCGTACGACTCCGACGAGGCGCTCGCGATGGCCCAGGAGCTGATGAGCTTCGTCCAGGAGGAGTCGGGGGCCGCCTCCTGCAACCTCGCCCGCGAGCGGGGCCCCTTTCCGAACTACGAGGTCAGCGTCTTCCCGGAGCGGGGCGGCGCGCCCCGGCGCAACGCCACCACGACGACGATCGCCCCCACGGGGACGATCAGCATCATCGCGGGCGTCTCCAGCGGGATCGAGCCGATCTTCGCCCTCTCCTACATCCGAAACGTCATGGACAACGACCATCTCGTGGAGGTCCACCCCCTCTTCGACGCCGAGATGCGGCGCCGGGGGCTCTACTCCGTCGAGCGGATGAGCGAGCTCTCGACGGTGGGCACGCTCCGGCACATGGAGTCGATCCCCGAGGACGTCGCCCGGGTCTACGTCACGGCGCACGACATCTCCCCGGAGGCCCACCTGCGGATGCAGGCGGCCTTCCAGAAGTACACCGAAAACGCGGTGTCCAAGACGGTGAACTTCCCATCCGACGCGACGCGCGACGACATCCGGAAAGTGTTCGTCCTCGCCTACCGCCTCGGCTGCAAGGGCGTCACCGTCTACCGGGACAAGAGCCGCGACGAGCAGGTCCTGAACATCGGCGGCGTGAACGCGAAGACGGGGGCCCAGGAGAAGGAGGCGGCGCCGGTCCCCGGGCCCGAGCCGTTCGTCACCCCGCGCCCGCGGCCCGACACCCTGATCGGCGTCACGAAGGAGATCAAGACCAGCTGCGGGAAACTCTACGTCACGATCAACCGGGACGAGAAGGGGATCTTCGAGGTGTTCAACCAGATGGGGAAGGCCGGCGGCTGCGCCGCCTCGCAGTCGGAGGCGATCGGGCGCCTCGCCTCCCTCGCGCTGCGGTCCGGCGTGCAGCCCGGGATGATCGTCAAGCAACTGAAGGGGATCTCCTGCCACCTCCCTTCCTGGGGCGGCAACGGCGGCGGGAAGATCCTCTCCTGCGCCGACGCCGTGTCGAAAGCGATCGAGTGGTACCTCGAAAACTTCGAGGCGAT